A window from Micromonospora profundi encodes these proteins:
- a CDS encoding 5'-3' exonuclease, which yields MAHRPPILLIDAASLYFRAYFGIPESAARTEDGTPVNAVRGFLDMLATLIRGRGADRMVCALDYDWRPAWRVELLPSYKAHRVAPQGGEVVPDTLSPQVPMILEVLAAIGITAVGATGYEADDVLGTLSVTQPGPVEVVSGDRDLFQLIDDSRPVRLLYVGRGVAKLDDCDDAAVRARYGVPADRYADFAALRGDPSDGLPGVPGVGEKTAARLIERYGSIAGILAALDDSDSSFAPGLRTKLAAARDYLAVAPTVVQVALDVPLPELPTALPTSPADPDRLLELAAQWNLAGSTRRLVDALADH from the coding sequence GTGGCACATCGACCCCCGATCCTGCTGATCGACGCAGCCAGCCTCTACTTCCGGGCCTACTTCGGCATTCCGGAGTCCGCAGCCCGCACCGAGGACGGCACTCCCGTCAACGCGGTACGTGGCTTCCTCGACATGCTCGCCACCCTCATCCGTGGACGCGGCGCCGACCGGATGGTCTGCGCCCTCGACTACGACTGGCGGCCGGCGTGGCGGGTCGAGCTGCTGCCGTCGTACAAGGCGCACCGGGTTGCCCCGCAGGGCGGCGAGGTCGTTCCGGACACGCTCTCCCCGCAGGTGCCGATGATCCTGGAGGTGCTGGCCGCGATCGGCATCACCGCCGTCGGGGCGACCGGCTACGAGGCCGACGACGTGCTCGGCACGCTGTCGGTGACCCAGCCGGGCCCGGTCGAGGTCGTCTCCGGCGACCGGGACCTCTTCCAGCTCATCGACGACAGCCGACCGGTCCGGCTGCTCTACGTCGGGCGCGGCGTGGCCAAGCTCGACGACTGTGACGACGCAGCGGTGCGCGCCCGCTACGGCGTGCCGGCCGACAGGTACGCCGACTTCGCGGCGCTGCGCGGCGACCCCAGCGACGGCCTGCCCGGCGTGCCCGGTGTCGGCGAGAAGACCGCCGCCCGGCTCATCGAGCGGTACGGCAGCATCGCCGGCATCCTTGCCGCGCTCGACGACTCCGACTCGTCCTTCGCGCCGGGCCTGCGCACCAAGCTCGCCGCCGCCCGTGACTACCTGGCGGTCGCCCCGACTGTGGTCCAGGTGGCCCTGGACGTGCCGCTGCCGGAGCTGCCCACCGCCCTGCCGACTTCTCCCGCCGACCCGGACCGGCTCCTCGAACTGGCCGCCCAGTGGAACCTGGCCGGCTCGACCCGCCGCCTCGTGGACGCCCTGGCCGACCACTGA
- a CDS encoding glycosyl hydrolase family 18 protein: protein MPSTLRRALTAGLLALATAGATLTLVPTAAQAAVLPNNFKSVGYLPSWAGNVNTIQYNKLTHINYAFVLPNNDGSLRPVENPSKLSSLVSLGHANNVKVSIAVGGWNDGNDSAFEALAANAGTRTAFVNNLVNFVNQYNLDGVDMDWEYPDPGTSANNYTQLMTQLGSALHSRGKLLTAAVVSEGTYVQGVPTAVFAQVDWLNIMAYDGGSPHANYDWSIASINLWKSRGLPASKAVLGIPFYSRPGYYTYSALVGMDPANANRDCATVSGVQQCYNGIPTVKRKTQWALANAGGVMNWELSQDTTGSTSLVSAMYDTIMGGTTPPPSGRTGRITGIGGKCVDVASASTANGTAVQLWACNGTNAQTWTVAGDSTLRALGKCADITSGSTANGAKIQLWDCNGTGAQVWQAQSDGTLRNPQSNKCLDASDNSSADGTRLQIWDCFAGANQRWALPA from the coding sequence ATGCCCTCAACACTGCGCCGCGCGCTCACCGCCGGCCTGCTCGCGCTGGCCACCGCCGGCGCCACCCTCACCCTCGTCCCCACCGCCGCGCAGGCCGCCGTACTGCCCAACAACTTCAAGAGCGTCGGCTACCTGCCCTCGTGGGCCGGCAACGTCAACACCATCCAGTACAACAAACTCACCCACATCAACTACGCCTTCGTGCTGCCCAACAACGACGGCAGCCTGCGCCCTGTGGAGAACCCCAGCAAGCTCTCCTCGCTGGTCTCGCTCGGGCACGCCAACAACGTCAAGGTGTCGATCGCTGTCGGCGGCTGGAACGACGGCAACGACTCGGCCTTCGAAGCCCTCGCCGCCAACGCAGGTACCCGGACCGCCTTCGTCAACAACCTCGTCAACTTCGTCAACCAGTACAACCTCGACGGTGTCGACATGGACTGGGAATACCCGGACCCGGGGACCTCGGCCAACAACTACACCCAGCTCATGACCCAGCTCGGCAGCGCACTGCACAGCAGGGGCAAGCTCCTCACCGCCGCCGTGGTCTCCGAGGGCACCTACGTGCAGGGCGTACCCACCGCCGTCTTCGCCCAGGTCGACTGGCTCAACATCATGGCGTACGACGGCGGCAGCCCACACGCCAACTACGACTGGTCGATCGCCAGCATCAACCTGTGGAAGTCGCGCGGCCTGCCCGCCAGCAAGGCAGTGCTCGGCATCCCGTTCTACAGCCGCCCCGGCTACTACACGTACTCGGCGCTTGTCGGCATGGACCCGGCCAACGCCAACCGGGACTGCGCCACCGTCAGCGGCGTGCAGCAGTGCTACAACGGCATCCCGACGGTCAAGCGCAAGACCCAGTGGGCGCTCGCCAACGCCGGCGGCGTCATGAACTGGGAACTGTCGCAGGACACCACGGGCTCGACCTCGCTTGTCAGCGCCATGTACGACACCATCATGGGCGGCACCACCCCGCCGCCGAGCGGGCGTACCGGCCGGATCACCGGGATCGGCGGCAAGTGCGTCGACGTGGCCTCCGCGAGCACCGCCAACGGAACCGCAGTGCAGCTGTGGGCCTGCAACGGCACCAACGCGCAGACCTGGACGGTGGCCGGTGACAGCACCCTGCGGGCGCTCGGCAAGTGCGCCGACATCACCAGCGGCTCCACCGCCAACGGCGCGAAGATCCAGCTCTGGGACTGCAACGGCACCGGAGCCCAGGTCTGGCAGGCGCAGTCCGACGGCACGCTGCGCAACCCGCAGTCCAACAAGTGCCTGGACGCCAGCGACAACAGCTCCGCCGACGGCACCCGGTTGCAGATCTGGGACTGCTTCGCCGGCGCCAACCAGCGCTGGGCGCTTCCCGCCTGA
- a CDS encoding M24 family metallopeptidase, with amino-acid sequence MGIDELYPSDRLIAAQRATAAAGLDALVLTPGSDLRYLTGYDAHAGERLTCLVLPAEGEPTLIVPTLERPAAEASPATGLRIVDHADGVDPYPLVVAALDGPPASVGLADRMWAEQVLALRAVLPGAAQRLASEVLRELRIRKSPAEVAALAEAGVAIDEVHLRMGEWLRPGRTEAEVATDIAAAIRAAGHVSVDFVIVAAGPNGASPHHGTSNRPIGAGEPVVVDIGGTMPSGYRSDCTRTYVAGGPAPAEFLDYYAVLRDAQRAAVAAVRPGVTGAGADAAAREPIAAAGYGPAFLHRTGHGIGLDGHEEPYLVAGNDRPLEPGMAFSIEPGIYLAGRHGARIEDIVVCTTDGVQRLNTTPTELIAL; translated from the coding sequence GTGGGAATCGACGAGCTGTACCCGTCCGACCGGTTGATCGCCGCGCAGCGCGCCACAGCGGCCGCCGGTCTGGACGCGCTGGTGCTCACCCCCGGTTCCGACCTGCGCTATCTGACCGGCTACGACGCACACGCGGGGGAGCGGCTCACCTGCCTGGTGCTGCCCGCCGAGGGTGAGCCCACGCTCATCGTGCCGACCCTGGAACGTCCGGCCGCCGAGGCGTCACCGGCCACCGGCCTGCGCATCGTCGACCACGCCGACGGCGTCGACCCGTACCCCCTTGTGGTGGCAGCCCTCGACGGCCCGCCGGCATCGGTGGGGTTGGCCGACCGGATGTGGGCCGAGCAGGTTCTCGCACTGCGCGCGGTGCTGCCCGGCGCCGCGCAGCGGCTCGCCTCCGAGGTGCTGCGCGAGCTGCGCATCCGTAAGTCCCCGGCGGAGGTCGCGGCGCTCGCCGAGGCCGGCGTGGCCATCGACGAGGTGCACCTGCGGATGGGCGAATGGCTGCGCCCCGGCCGCACCGAGGCCGAGGTGGCCACCGACATCGCCGCCGCGATCCGGGCCGCCGGGCACGTCAGCGTCGACTTCGTCATCGTGGCCGCCGGTCCCAACGGGGCGAGCCCGCACCACGGCACCTCGAACCGGCCGATCGGCGCCGGCGAACCGGTGGTTGTCGACATCGGCGGCACGATGCCGTCGGGCTACCGCTCCGACTGCACCCGCACCTACGTGGCGGGCGGGCCGGCGCCGGCCGAGTTCCTGGACTACTACGCGGTGCTGCGCGACGCCCAACGCGCGGCGGTGGCGGCCGTGCGACCCGGGGTCACCGGCGCGGGGGCCGACGCCGCGGCCCGGGAACCGATCGCCGCCGCCGGCTACGGCCCCGCGTTCCTGCACCGCACCGGCCACGGCATCGGGCTGGACGGTCACGAGGAGCCCTACCTGGTCGCTGGCAACGACAGGCCCCTGGAACCCGGGATGGCATTCTCCATCGAACCGGGCATCTACCTCGCGGGCCGACACGGCGCCCGCATCGAGGACATCGTCGTCTGCACAACGGACGGCGTGCAACGGCTCAATACCACCCCCACGGAGCTCATCGCCTTATGA
- a CDS encoding acyl-CoA dehydrogenase family protein, translating into MTVDRILPTDEAHDLLDLATELADRELAPKAAGFEERAEFPRDVLRTIGRAGLLGLPYPEEYGGAAQPYEVYLQVLEILASRWLAVAEAVSVHTLSCYPVAAFGTDEQRKLLPDMLGGELLGAYCLSEPQGGSDAAALTTRAVRDGDAYVLSGTKAWITHARNADFYNVFCRTGGPGPKGISCVVADAATPGIAPQAAERTMGLRSSPVAQIVFDQARVPADRLVGGEGAGFTIAMSALDSGRLGIAACAVGLAQAALDYAVSYARERQQFGRAIIDFQGLGFGLADAATQISAARALTLAAARLRDAGRPYSIEAAKAKLFATDMAMRVTTDAVQVLGGAGYVADHPVERYMREAKVLQIVEGTNQIQRLVISRSLAKG; encoded by the coding sequence ATGACTGTCGACCGGATCCTCCCCACCGACGAGGCCCACGACCTGCTGGACCTCGCCACCGAGCTCGCCGACCGGGAGCTCGCACCCAAGGCCGCCGGCTTCGAGGAACGCGCCGAGTTCCCCCGCGACGTGCTGCGCACCATCGGTAGGGCCGGCCTGCTCGGCCTGCCCTACCCCGAGGAGTACGGCGGGGCAGCCCAGCCCTACGAGGTGTACCTCCAGGTGCTGGAGATCCTGGCCAGCCGGTGGCTCGCGGTCGCCGAGGCGGTGAGCGTGCACACCCTGTCCTGCTATCCGGTGGCCGCGTTCGGCACCGACGAGCAGCGCAAGCTGCTGCCGGACATGCTCGGCGGTGAACTGCTCGGGGCGTACTGCCTCTCCGAGCCGCAGGGCGGCTCCGACGCTGCGGCGCTGACCACCCGGGCGGTCCGCGACGGCGACGCGTACGTCCTCTCCGGCACCAAGGCGTGGATCACCCACGCCCGGAACGCCGACTTCTACAACGTGTTCTGCCGCACCGGAGGCCCGGGTCCAAAAGGGATCTCCTGCGTGGTCGCCGACGCCGCGACGCCGGGCATCGCGCCGCAGGCGGCCGAGCGGACCATGGGATTGCGGTCCTCGCCGGTGGCGCAGATCGTCTTCGACCAGGCCCGGGTGCCGGCCGACCGGCTCGTCGGGGGCGAGGGCGCGGGCTTCACGATCGCGATGTCCGCGTTGGACTCGGGGAGGCTCGGCATCGCTGCCTGCGCGGTCGGGCTGGCCCAGGCCGCGCTCGACTACGCGGTCTCCTACGCCCGCGAGCGCCAGCAGTTCGGCCGCGCCATCATCGACTTCCAGGGTCTCGGGTTCGGTCTCGCCGACGCGGCGACGCAGATTTCGGCGGCCCGCGCGCTGACCCTCGCGGCGGCGCGGCTGCGCGACGCCGGGCGGCCGTACTCGATCGAGGCGGCCAAGGCCAAGCTGTTCGCCACCGACATGGCGATGCGGGTGACCACCGACGCGGTGCAGGTGCTCGGTGGTGCCGGCTACGTGGCTGACCACCCGGTGGAGCGCTACATGCGTGAGGCGAAGGTGTTGCAGATCGTGGAGGGCACCAACCAGATCCAGCGGTTGGTGATTTCCCGGTCGCTGGCGAAGGGCTGA
- a CDS encoding Lrp/AsnC family transcriptional regulator has translation MEEIDRAVLAALTADGRLSYTDLAEKVGLSVSAVHQRVRRLEQRGVIKGYAAKVSFEALDLPLTAFVAIRPFDPSQPDDAPERLAHLPEIDSCYSVAGEDFYMLLVRVASPADLERVLQEIRTSASVTTRTTVVLSTPYESRPPKISAGGPSRSRSRVPAEPAGSTEG, from the coding sequence GTGGAAGAGATCGACCGCGCTGTCCTCGCCGCGCTCACCGCTGACGGCCGCCTGTCGTACACCGACCTGGCCGAGAAGGTGGGGTTGTCGGTGTCCGCCGTGCACCAGCGGGTGCGCCGGCTGGAGCAGCGCGGGGTGATCAAGGGGTACGCCGCCAAGGTCTCCTTCGAGGCGCTGGACCTGCCGTTGACGGCGTTCGTGGCGATCCGGCCGTTCGACCCGTCGCAGCCGGACGACGCGCCGGAGCGGCTGGCCCACCTGCCCGAGATCGACTCGTGCTATTCGGTGGCGGGGGAGGACTTCTACATGCTGCTGGTGCGGGTGGCCAGCCCGGCTGACCTGGAGCGGGTGTTACAGGAGATCCGCACCTCGGCGAGCGTGACGACCCGGACGACGGTGGTGTTGTCCACCCCGTACGAGAGCCGGCCGCCGAAGATCAGCGCGGGGGGACCGAGTCGGTCGCGGTCCCGGGTGCCGGCGGAGCCGGCTGGTTCCACCGAAGGATGA
- a CDS encoding histidine phosphatase family protein: MGELLLIRHGETTWSAARRHTSYTDLELTPNGERQARTLAAFLAGRRFATVLSSPRTRALHTAQLAGLTVDGVDEDLVEWNYGEYEGRTTVDIHSDQPQWNIWTDGCPGGESPAQVGARLDRVLARATPLLDQGTVALVGHAHSLRVLGARWVGLPPSAGGLLRLDTATVSALGHEHGRRVILRWNQPAPPAPGTATDSVPPR, encoded by the coding sequence ATGGGAGAGCTCCTGCTGATCCGGCACGGCGAGACCACCTGGAGTGCCGCCCGCCGGCACACCTCGTACACCGATCTGGAGCTGACCCCCAACGGTGAGCGCCAGGCCCGCACCCTCGCGGCGTTTCTGGCCGGCAGGCGGTTCGCCACGGTGCTGAGCAGCCCTCGCACGCGGGCCCTGCACACCGCGCAGCTGGCAGGGCTCACCGTCGACGGCGTCGACGAGGATCTCGTCGAGTGGAACTACGGCGAGTACGAGGGGCGCACCACCGTCGACATCCACTCCGACCAGCCGCAGTGGAACATCTGGACCGACGGCTGCCCCGGCGGTGAATCACCCGCCCAGGTGGGCGCCCGGCTCGACCGGGTGCTGGCCCGGGCCACGCCGCTGCTGGACCAGGGCACCGTAGCCCTTGTCGGTCACGCGCACAGCCTGCGGGTCCTCGGCGCCCGCTGGGTCGGCCTGCCCCCGTCCGCAGGCGGCCTCCTGCGGCTGGACACCGCCACCGTCAGCGCGCTCGGTCACGAGCACGGACGGCGGGTCATCCTTCGGTGGAACCAGCCGGCTCCGCCGGCACCCGGGACCGCGACCGACTCGGTCCCCCCGCGCTGA
- a CDS encoding CsbD family protein, with product MSFTEKARNKVEQMAGAAKERVGDMTDNERMRGEGASEKSEARAKQAGQNMKDAGRNAKDSFTK from the coding sequence ATGAGCTTCACCGAGAAGGCACGTAACAAGGTTGAGCAGATGGCCGGCGCCGCGAAGGAGCGCGTTGGCGACATGACCGACAACGAGCGGATGCGGGGCGAGGGCGCCAGCGAGAAGAGCGAGGCGCGCGCCAAGCAGGCCGGTCAGAACATGAAGGACGCGGGTCGCAACGCGAAGGACTCCTTCACCAAGTGA
- a CDS encoding YnfA family protein → MTVLRSLVLFALAALAEIGGAWLVWQGWREQRGLWWIAAGVVALGCYGFVATFQPDANFGRILAAYGGVFVAGSLGWAMVVDGFRPDRWDVTGAVLCLLGVAVIMYAPRGGSV, encoded by the coding sequence GTGACGGTGCTTCGTTCGCTTGTGTTGTTCGCGCTCGCGGCGCTGGCCGAGATCGGTGGCGCCTGGCTGGTCTGGCAGGGCTGGCGGGAGCAGCGCGGCCTGTGGTGGATCGCCGCCGGTGTGGTGGCGTTGGGCTGCTACGGCTTCGTGGCGACGTTCCAGCCGGATGCGAACTTCGGCCGGATCCTGGCCGCGTACGGCGGGGTGTTCGTGGCGGGCTCGTTGGGCTGGGCGATGGTGGTCGACGGTTTCCGCCCGGACCGGTGGGACGTCACGGGTGCGGTGCTGTGTCTGCTCGGTGTCGCCGTCATCATGTACGCGCCGCGAGGCGGTTCCGTGTAG
- a CDS encoding polysaccharide deacetylase family protein: protein MALTFDADMTDGMLHSLRSGRVRSYANLRILDLLEREQVPATFFLTGKWVQRYPEVTRRIAGNPRFELANHTYGHLAFTGDCYGLPRLPARGMTEDVAKTFRVIEPYGGRQTRYFRFPGLCHDKAALDALAPLGLTVVDGDVVSGDPFAEAWQPLVRAVLDKARPGSIVIMHVTEANASMTDEALPHILAGLRERGLVPATLSEVLTGG from the coding sequence GTGGCGTTGACGTTCGACGCGGACATGACCGACGGGATGCTGCACAGTCTGCGCAGCGGCCGGGTGCGGTCGTACGCCAACCTGCGCATCCTTGACCTGCTGGAGCGGGAGCAGGTGCCGGCGACGTTCTTCCTGACCGGCAAGTGGGTGCAGCGCTATCCGGAGGTGACTCGGCGGATCGCCGGCAATCCGCGGTTCGAGCTGGCCAACCACACGTACGGGCACCTGGCGTTCACGGGGGACTGCTACGGCCTTCCCCGGTTGCCGGCGAGGGGCATGACCGAGGACGTGGCGAAGACGTTCCGGGTGATCGAGCCGTACGGGGGTCGGCAGACCCGGTACTTCCGCTTTCCGGGCCTGTGCCACGACAAGGCTGCGCTGGACGCGCTCGCTCCGCTCGGGCTGACGGTTGTCGACGGGGACGTGGTCAGCGGTGATCCGTTCGCCGAGGCGTGGCAGCCACTGGTGCGCGCGGTGCTGGACAAGGCGCGCCCCGGGTCGATCGTGATCATGCACGTGACCGAGGCGAACGCCTCGATGACCGACGAGGCGTTGCCGCACATCCTGGCCGGGTTGCGCGAGCGGGGCCTGGTGCCAGCGACGCTGTCGGAGGTCCTGACCGGCGGCTGA
- a CDS encoding KamA family radical SAM protein, with protein sequence MTQTQPVETIAQPRHAPVAVPSAGQPYEYRRQPLVEPDWTRFPGWRHVTRDQWESAQWQRVNCVKNVKQLRAVLGDLVDESFYADVQADQQALATMSMLVPPQMINTMVPFAPPTTEALLADPIRRYMIPVASDRRTDWPSHPYASRDSLHEHDMWVAEGLTHRYPTKVLAELLSTCPQYCGHCTRMDLVGNSTPAVDKLKLTLKPVDRYDAHISYLKAHPGVRDVVVSGGDVANVPWRNLESYLMRLLELETVRDIRLATKALMGLPQHWLQPDVVEGLERVARTAARRGVNLAIHTHVNHAQSLTPLVAKAAQTALDVGVRDVRNQGVLMRGVNATTPELLDLCFALQGEAGILPYYFYMCDMIPNAEHWRVPVWHAQQLQHDIMGYLPGYATPRIVCDVPFVGKRWVHMLTDYDRDRGISYWTKNYRTSIESADLEALNKRYAYYDPIDTLPDSGQQWWTDHRDD encoded by the coding sequence GTGACCCAGACCCAACCGGTCGAGACCATCGCTCAACCACGTCACGCCCCGGTCGCCGTGCCGAGCGCCGGGCAGCCGTACGAATACCGCCGCCAGCCGCTTGTCGAACCCGACTGGACCCGCTTCCCCGGCTGGCGCCACGTCACCCGCGACCAGTGGGAATCCGCCCAGTGGCAGCGCGTCAACTGCGTCAAGAACGTCAAGCAACTACGCGCCGTCCTCGGCGACCTCGTCGACGAGAGCTTCTACGCCGACGTCCAGGCCGACCAGCAGGCACTGGCCACCATGTCGATGCTCGTACCACCCCAAATGATCAACACGATGGTGCCGTTCGCGCCGCCCACCACCGAGGCGCTGCTCGCCGACCCCATCCGCCGCTACATGATCCCGGTCGCCTCCGACCGCCGCACCGACTGGCCGTCACACCCCTACGCCAGCCGTGACTCCCTGCACGAGCACGACATGTGGGTCGCCGAAGGCCTCACCCACCGCTACCCCACAAAGGTCCTCGCCGAACTGCTCTCCACCTGCCCGCAGTACTGCGGGCACTGCACCCGCATGGACCTCGTCGGCAACTCCACCCCCGCCGTCGACAAACTCAAGCTCACCCTCAAGCCCGTCGACCGCTACGACGCCCACATCAGCTACCTCAAGGCCCACCCCGGCGTCCGCGACGTCGTCGTCTCCGGCGGCGACGTGGCAAACGTCCCCTGGCGCAACCTCGAGTCGTACCTGATGCGCCTCCTGGAACTGGAGACGGTCCGCGACATCCGGCTCGCCACCAAGGCCCTCATGGGCCTCCCCCAGCACTGGCTGCAGCCCGACGTCGTCGAAGGGCTGGAGCGGGTGGCCCGTACCGCCGCCCGCCGCGGCGTCAACCTCGCCATCCACACCCACGTCAACCACGCCCAGTCGCTCACCCCTCTGGTCGCCAAGGCCGCACAGACCGCCCTCGACGTCGGCGTACGCGACGTCCGCAACCAGGGCGTCCTCATGCGCGGCGTCAACGCCACCACACCCGAGCTGCTCGACCTCTGCTTCGCGCTCCAGGGCGAGGCCGGGATCCTGCCGTACTACTTCTACATGTGCGACATGATCCCCAACGCCGAACACTGGCGGGTCCCCGTCTGGCACGCTCAGCAACTCCAGCACGACATCATGGGCTACCTGCCCGGCTACGCCACCCCACGCATCGTCTGCGACGTGCCCTTCGTCGGGAAGCGGTGGGTGCACATGCTCACCGACTACGACCGCGACCGCGGCATCTCCTACTGGACCAAGAACTACCGGACCTCCATCGAGTCGGCAGACCTGGAGGCCCTCAACAAGCGCTACGCCTACTACGACCCGATCGACACCCTGCCCGACAGCGGGCAGCAGTGGTGGACCGACCACCGCGACGACTGA
- the kdd gene encoding L-erythro-3,5-diaminohexanoate dehydrogenase: MTSPVGLHRVVEPAGVLPQAAWRLDTSAAIAPNEVRIRVQRLNLDAASFRQLSEKHGGDGDAVRAEVLEIISTRGKMQNPVTGSGGMLIGTVEEAGRRSPLGLKAGERVATLVSLTLTPLVVTDGLARWDGRSEQVPCDGWAILFARSIAAVLPEDEDPQLSLAVLDVCGAPALTARVVARYVEDRRRAGDPTPVRVAVIGGAGKSGSLSLAAARRAGAARTVGVVPVAAERDALVAADLASVVALADARDPVGLSTAVTTALGAPADVTVVCVDVPGCEHGAVLSTADGGTVVFFSMATSFSAAALGAEGLAADVTMLVGNGYVPGHAELALGLLRAEPGVRRLFAARVAAD; encoded by the coding sequence GTGACGTCACCGGTGGGACTGCACCGCGTCGTGGAGCCAGCGGGGGTGCTGCCGCAGGCGGCCTGGCGGCTTGACACGTCCGCCGCGATCGCCCCGAACGAGGTGCGGATCCGGGTGCAGCGACTCAACCTGGACGCGGCGAGCTTCCGGCAGTTGTCGGAGAAGCACGGTGGCGACGGGGACGCCGTCCGCGCCGAGGTACTGGAGATCATTTCGACGCGGGGCAAGATGCAGAACCCGGTGACCGGTTCCGGCGGGATGCTGATCGGCACTGTCGAGGAGGCCGGTCGGCGTTCCCCGCTGGGGCTCAAGGCGGGGGAGCGGGTCGCCACGCTTGTGTCGCTCACGTTGACGCCGCTTGTGGTGACCGACGGGCTGGCCCGCTGGGACGGGCGCAGCGAGCAGGTGCCGTGCGACGGGTGGGCGATCCTGTTCGCCCGTTCCATCGCGGCGGTGCTGCCCGAGGACGAGGACCCGCAGTTGTCCCTGGCGGTGCTCGACGTGTGCGGGGCGCCGGCGTTGACCGCGCGGGTGGTGGCGCGCTACGTCGAGGACCGGCGCCGTGCAGGTGATCCGACGCCGGTGCGGGTGGCGGTGATCGGCGGGGCGGGCAAGAGCGGGTCGCTGTCGCTTGCGGCGGCGCGACGTGCGGGTGCGGCGCGTACCGTCGGGGTGGTGCCGGTCGCGGCGGAGCGTGACGCGCTGGTGGCGGCCGATCTTGCGTCGGTGGTGGCGTTGGCCGACGCGCGGGATCCGGTGGGGTTGTCGACGGCGGTGACGACGGCGCTGGGTGCCCCGGCGGACGTGACTGTGGTGTGCGTGGACGTGCCGGGCTGTGAGCACGGGGCGGTGCTGTCCACGGCTGACGGTGGCACTGTGGTCTTCTTCTCGATGGCGACGAGCTTCTCCGCGGCGGCGTTGGGCGCCGAGGGGTTGGCGGCGGACGTGACGATGCTTGTGGGCAACGGCTACGTGCCGGGGCACGCGGAGTTGGCGTTGGGGTTGCTGCGTGCCGAGCCGGGGGTGCGTCGGCTCTTCGCGGCGCGGGTGGCGGCAGACTGA